In one Deltaproteobacteria bacterium genomic region, the following are encoded:
- a CDS encoding helix-turn-helix domain-containing protein — MNPFGIERRAHRTLWDARDVARYLKASVSWVYKAAERRELPCIRVGGLLRFDPGAVRVFALGPSEGSDSMTGRSSKRG, encoded by the coding sequence ATGAACCCCTTCGGGATCGAGCGCCGCGCACACCGGACGCTCTGGGATGCACGCGACGTCGCGCGGTATCTGAAGGCGTCGGTCAGCTGGGTCTACAAGGCTGCGGAGCGACGGGAGCTGCCGTGCATCCGAGTCGGCGGACTTCTGCGGTTCGATCCGGGCGCCGTACGCGTATTCGCGCTCGGGCCGTCAGAGGGCAGCGATAGCATGACAGGGCGGTCGTCGAAGCGAGGCTAG